gagccactgcacccggcctgttgtgTACTCTTGATAGGATGATGAGAACAGCACTCTACCTCTTTGATCTTCCTCCCAAAAACATACGTAACCCCAGCTAATCATGAAAAAACATCAAACAAATCCAAATTGAGAGACAGTCCACAAACTATTTGACGAGTCCTCAAAATTGTCAAGGTTCTCAAAAACTAGGCAAGTCTGAAAGGTGTCAGAGCCAGTGGAACTGAAGAGATGACAACCGGATGGATTTTGGATGATGTCCTGGAGCAGAGGAAGGGTTGGGTTAAAAGCTAAGGAATCTAAATAGAATGTGGGTCCTAGTTAACGATGTATCTAATGTTCGTGAGACAAATGTACCACACAAAGGCAGTATGTTAATGATGGGGGGACACTGGTGTAGGGCATGTATTCTAAAGTAAAAAGGTGGTTCTTTAGAGTCACCGGAGTGGTTTAACAAAACATgagaaacttcagaagaaaagatTCCTGAACTAAAAGCAATGGAAACTGTCCACAGTGATGTACAGAGTAAAAGGACTGCAAAAACTTAGCCAAGCTTCAAGGAGATAATGTCATGTGGTCTAACGTATTTGAGGTTCCAGAAAACAGTGGGGAAGAGAATACAGAAATACGACCAaaaggccggacacggtggctcctgcccaagatcccagcactttgggaggccgaggtgggggggatcgtttgagcccaggagttcaagaccagcctgggcaacatagcgagaccctgtctctataaataatacaaaaattagccgggtgtggtagtgcctgcctgtggtcccaactactcaggaggctgaggtgggaggatcacctgagcacaggaggtggaggctgcagtgagccatgatcataccactgcactccagcctgggcaacagagccctgtctcaaaaaaaaaatatggccaAAATTTTTCCCAAATTTTTGAAAAGCTGTAAACTCATAAATCCAAGAATATCAGTCTTAAGAAGGATAAAACCAAAACCATATCAAGGCACATTATATAATCAAAGTGCTGGAACAGGCTGGgtgaagagaaaatcttaaaaacatccagaagaggctgggtgcggtggctcacgcctgtaatcccagcactttgggaggccgaggcgggcggatcacaaggtcaggaggtcgggaccatcctggctaacacggtgaaaccccgtttctactaaaaatacaaaaaactagccaggcatggtggcgggtgcctgtagtctcagctactcaggaggctgaggcaggagaatggcgtgaacccaggaggcggagcttgcagtgagctgagatcacgccactgcactccagcctgggggacagagccagactccatctcaaaaaaaataaaaagcattcagaAGAGCCATGCACAGTGGTGgcgcctgtggtgccagctactcagaggctaaggtggaaggattgccccCAGATAGGGCAAcatagcttggccaacatggtgaaaccttgtctctactaaaaatacaaaaattagctggatatggtggcgtgcgcctgtaatcccagctacacgggaggctgaggtgggagaatcgcaggaacccgggaggcggagcttgcagtgagccgagattgcgccattgcactctagcctgggcgacagagcaagactccgtctaaaaataacaataataaataaataaaaggcaagtGGCTAAGCATGGTAGCtgaaacctgtaatcccaacactttgggaggtcaacgcGGGTAGATTGCTTccactcaggagttcgagaccagcctgggcaacatagggagacccatctctacaaaaaaaaaatgagcccagtgtggtggtgggctcctgcggtcccagctactcgggaggctgaggcaggaggatctcttgatcccaggaggtcgaggttgcagtgagcccagatcgcgccactgcactccagcctgggtgacaaagcaagactctgtctcaaaaaaacatataTTGAAAAAGGCGGAAAATTTGAACAGATACATCAAAAACAGATAGACAAATAGCAAATAAGCACTTGAacagatgctcagcatcattagttgtcagagaaatgcacacGAAAACCTCAGTGACAGCGACTAGAACAGCCAGGTGCTGGGGAGGGcgcagagcccctggaactcacCCGTGCTGCTGAGAACACAAATGCCACATCCACTTTGGAAAGCAGCTTGGGAGCTGCATGTGAAATTCAGCGTTTACCACACAGCCAGCAGTTCCGCTTTGGTTATTCTACTCCAGAGTTTCCACTGGGGTCCTGTATGATTTCatctcttttatcatttttttggtatagatgggggtctcactatctgGATTATTGTTGCGGGCgtgttttgtggggtttttgagCGGTGGTAGTGTCTGAAGTCAGTCAGGGTTGTTCTGGCCCCAGAGGGCTCTTCATAGCTTTCCCTTTGCAGGTGAACAAGCCTGTGGTTCCACTTGTTTCTCTTAATTTAGAGGAGCTATTGTTTATAAGAGCAATCTTGGGCCGAACTTTCAAATAAAATGAGTTTCCTCCGGGAGTTTCAGAGCTCTTTCCTTATGGACGGCCTCTCCCTAGGCTGATTCTCTGCACCACCCCTCTGGGCACTGGGCAAGACAGCAGCCTCTGATCTTCTTGGCCTGGCGTTCCCAGCATGGGTGCTCTACCCTACTGTTTTAACCTAGAAAGCCTGAATTGTATTTAAAGCTTGTGGTTTttaaggccagacacagtggctcatgcctgtaatcccagcactttgggaagccaaggtgggtggatcacttacggtcaggagttcaagaccagcctgaccaacctggtgaaaagcctgtctctactaaaaatataaaattatccaggcgtggtggcacatgcctgtaatcccagctacccaggaagctgaggcaggagacccgcttgaacccaggaggtggaggttgcagtgagctgagatggcactactgcattccagcctgggtgacaaagcgagactctatattaaaaaaaaaaattgtggttttgaaaatgctttaggccgggcgcggtggctcacgcctgtaatcccagcactttgggaggccgaggcggacggatcgcgagatcgagaccatcctggctaacatggtgcaaccccgtctctgctaaaaatacaaaaaattagctgggcgtggtgacgggcacctgtagtcccagctactcaggaggctgaggcaggagaatggcatgaacctgggaggcggagcttgcagtgagcagagatcgcgccattgcactccagcctgggctacagagcaagactccgtcttaaaaaaaaaaaaaaaagaaaatgccttaaTTAGGTGGGAGCTGCGGGGAGGGTGATCAGAGACCTGGGTGTCCTCAGCCTGCTGTGGCGGGGGTGGAGTCTCCTCTCTGAGGCGTGGGCAAGGTGGAGGAAGGGAGCCCCTggcttcttggccaggtgcacCAGGAACTTAGTCTCTTTCACTTGGAGTCGGTGAGGATGTGAAACTCTGGTGGTCTGCCCAGCCCGTGAGATCCAGGAAACTGTATTTGGGAATTGAGGGGAGAAGGGTCCCCATCTTCCTGCTCCCCTCTCCCTGAGTGTAGCACCCATCACGGCGAGCTGGGgtgagagggaaagaggaggctGAGGTTCAGATGCCACCAGGCTCAATGTTCATACCAGGAGTCAGTAGATTTTACTCCGTGTTTATCTGTTACATGCCTTTAGGACAGTTTTGAGACTTTAAATGGTTTAAGCTTTGCTTGTTTCACAGGAAGTACTTCCACGAAGCTCCTCACGTTGCTGTTCCGGAAGTGGAAATCTCTCCATTTTCAAAGCATAGTTTTGCCGGATAttgaatttttatgttttgtagagatggggtctcgctatgttgcccaggctggtctccaactcctgggctcaagggatcctcccgccttggcctcccaaagtgctgggattacaggcatgagtcactacaccCGGCCAATATACAAAGATTGAGTGGCAGGgtcttttattttaatgcttttattttatttgttttggtttgtttttgtttttgtttttttggagattgagtctcactctgtcgcccaggctagagggcagtggcacgatctgcactcactacaacttccacctcccaagttcaagcaattctcttgcctcaacctcccaagtagctgggattacaggcatgagccaccacgcccggctaatttttatatttttagtagagacagggtttcgccatgttggccaggctggtctcgaattcctaacctcaggtgatctgcctggctcagcctcccaaaatgctggtattacaggtgtgaaccaccatgcctggctgtgttACACTTTTTGTGGTGTCTCACAGGTCTCTGAGGCTctgctcatttttgtttttgtttttattttttcgagacagagtctctttctgtcgctaggctggagtgcagtggtgcaatctcggcttcactgcaacctctgcctccagggttcaagcaattctcttgccccagcctcccaagtagctgggattacaggcacacgccaccacacccaactaatttttttttgtatttttagtagaggtggggtttgaccatgttggccaggatggtctcgatctcttgacctcgtgatccgtccaccttggcctcccaaagtgctgagattacagacgtgagccactgcatctggctggcTTCTCTCCTtcttattccttcttttttctttttttctccgaCTGGACCACCCCAATTGACCTATCTTCATGTTTGCTGACTCCTTCTTCTCCTAGTCAGATCTGCTCTTAAGCCCCTctggtcaacttttttttttttttttttttgagacagagtctggctctgttgcccagtgcaatggcacaatctcagctcaccgcaacctccgcctcccgggttcaaacaattctcctgcctcagcctcctgagtagctgggattacagtataggcatgggccaccacgcctggctaattttgtatttttagtagagacggggtttctccatgttggtcaggttggtctccaactcctgacctcaggtgattcacccgccttggcctcccaaaaggctgggattacaggcgtgagccaccacacccagcccctctgGTTAACTTTTAATCTGAGTTATTATACTCTTCAGCTCCATAATTTTGATTTCGTGCTTCTTTAcaatttttgtctctttattgATACTCTCTGATAAGATGTCATTCTCATACTTTAGTTCTTCAGATGTGGTTTCCTTTAGttgtttgaacatatttgaaatgATTGACTTAAAATCTTTGCCTTGTAAGTCCAATGTCCAATGTTTTGGCTTCTTTGGGGACAGTTTCTATTGgttgctttggttttttttttcctgtgtatggGGTATGGGCCCTAgcttcttgtttctttgcatatctctattttttttttttaactagagttttttgtttgtttgtttttgagtctgttacccaggctggagcgcagtaggtcaatcacagctcactgcacccttcacCTCtggagctcaagggatcctccatcctcagcctgctgagtagctgggatgataggtgtgcgccaccacgcccatttaatttttgtattttttctagagacggggttttgccatgttgcccaggccagtctccaactcccgagctcaagcaacccacctgcctcggcctcccaacgtgctgggaccacaggcgtgagccagcgcagcCGGCTGGAAAACTGGAACTCTCATTGGCTGAGAGTGGCAGCCCTGGAGCTCGgactcccccacctccccaggaTTTGTCATTGCTGCTGTTTGTTGTGGTTATCTGTCAGGTAGTTTTTCAGCACTAATTCTGTAAAGGTTGTGTTCTTTCTTGTTTATGGCCACTGCAGTCTCTGTTCAGTTAACTGAGGTAGGTGATGATGGGGCAGAAAAGTTCTTGAATGCCTGGAGCCAGTGAGTCTCCCGTCTTTTCTGGGGGCTGCGTGTGTGTTGGTGACGCCTTCAGCACTCGGCCAGGCAGTGGACAACCCAACTGTATGCCTGACTTCCTGCTTACGCAGATCCTCAAGGTCAGCCAGAAGTGAGAGCTCGGGGCTGGCTCAGGTCTTTCCTGAACATGGGCACAGCTCACCCGTGTACACGGCTGCGAGATGTCCTGGAATATCTCAGAGCTTTTCAGAGCCCCTAGTAGCGCCTCCTTCTCCCTAGCTGCCAGGCACTGCCTCAGGCAGCCACAGCGTTCAAAAATCACCTCCAAAGGTTTCAACAAGCACACCTCGGCAAACAGCTTTTTTATTCAGGAGAGCTTCAAGTCACATCAGAGACAGCCTTGGGAGTGGACTGTTAGGTCAGATGCTGACAGTCCTCTGGGAATGGGGCCCTGGAGGAGCCCAAGCCCTGGCCCACTCCGCAGCGGCTGCCAGGATGCTGGTTCCCACGGGGACTGCAGCTGTTGGTTTTTAAGGCTGCAGAGGGAGTGGGAATAGGGCATGTAAAATGCCACAAAGcctggtcgggcacagtggctcacacctgtaatcccagcactgcaggaggccaaggtgggcggatcacttgaggtcaagaattcaagaccagcctgggcaacatggtgaaaccccgtctctactaaaaatacagaaattagccgggcctggtggcacctgtagtcagctactcgggaggctgaggcaggagaatcgcttgaactgagaggcggaggctgcagtgagccacgttggtgccagtgcactccagcctgggcgtcagagcaagaccttgtctcagaaaagaaaaaaagttcacaAAGCCCACTGTTCTTACTAAGATTCAgctgtttttcttgaataaatgctccCCATGCTACTGTAATTCTTTGGTTAATTTTCAGAGTTCTGGAAAGTTGTCTTGGCGCTTTTTGCcgtctctctcctgctgccttggggTCCTTTCCATGACTGCTTCCCTCCCTGACACATGCACGTCCCTGTGTATCTCACATCTCTCTATGCTGGAAAGCGGTTCTCCACTTCTAGTGCCACACCACAGGGGTCTTTCTGGCTTTTTCCCTGTTTGCATCTGCAGCTCCCTTCCCTGGCAGGGAGAAACCTGCCCCACTGCCCTTCACCAGTTTCTTCACTGGGTCAGCCGACCCTTCCTATGCCGACACCCCTCACCTCTCTCTGGCCTTGCTTCAGGCCCCCCTTCCCCGCCATGTGGGCTTCTCGCTGTCCCCTAAGCCTTTGATGGCCCCTCTGAGCCACCGCAGCCACGGCCAACAGGGATGCCTCCCTCGCCAGCTCCTCCTGATAGCTCtgggcctgagctcaggagggaAATGGAAGAGAACGAGTATATGCAGCGTTTGTCTCTATTTCTTGTCTCACGTCACAAAACAAGAATGAATTTGGATTTCTGAATGCAACTGTGTTTTCCTCGGGAGTAATGAAATCAGGGCTCCATTTCCTTCACTGTTCCTGAGGGAAATGTCCTGCTTAAACAGGGGCTTTGTGAGTGGAAACGTGGCCTTCTCTGGAACCCCTGGGTAAAGCTAAATGCCCGTCCCGTGGGCGTGGCCAGAGTGCGGCGGATGCTTTGTGAGTGGAAACGTGGCCTTCTCTGGAACCCCGGGGTAAAGCTAAACGCCCATCCCGTGGGCGTGGCCAGAGTGTGGTAGGTGCTTTGTGAGTGGAAACGTGGCCTTCTCTGGAACCCCTGGGGAGGGGCTTCCCGACTGTGGGGAAGGCCCCGCATCTGCCCACTGCCCAGTCCTGGGCCTCACAGTGAGGATGCAAGTCAGCTGCACAGATGAGGCCCGTGTGGCAGGTGGTCCCACGAACGAACTCGCCTCCCACCAGCCCCTGGGCCTCCCATGGCCCCAGCCCCATCAGGTGGAACGTGCACTGCCTGCGTTCCTGAAGGGGCAGCCCGGGGAAGGGGTGGCTTGGGCACTCTGCCCCTCACCACCACGCGTGACCCACCCATGTGTCTCCCTTTCAGAGCGGGAACAGCTTCCACGTGTTCGACCAGGGCCAGTTTGCCAAGGAGGTGCTGCCCAAGTACTTCAAGCACAACAACATGGCCAGCTTCGTGCGGCAGCTCAACATGTGTGAGTGCTGCCTCCAGGCAGCGCAGGGGTGCGGGAGGCAGACCTGCAGACGGCGGGACCCCAGCAGGAGGACCCTGTGGATGAAGGACGGGGCCTCCTGTGCTGGCCAAGGGAGGGTCCTTGTGGGTATGAACCTGGGGTCCCCAGGGAAGAACCGTGAAACCGGAGCTGTACTCCACGTGTGTTGGGCACGGAGAGCCCTGTGGGGACACAGGGTCTCCCTTAGACCAAGGCCACCCGGCCACCCAGGCATGGGCTCTGAGGGGGCAGGGCAGGGTCTGACCGTGGCCAAGCCCCGCCGCAGCCTCCTGGAGCAGTGGCCACTCTTCAAGGGTTCTGGTCCCCCCCTGAGGCAGAGCCTCCCCCTTCCCTGTCACCTGCAGATGGCTTCCGGAAAGTGGTCCACATCGAGCAGGGCGGCCTGGTCAAGCCAGAGAGAGACGACACAGAGTTCCAGCACCCATGCTTCCTGCGTGGCCAGGAGCAGCTCCTTGAGAACATCAAGAGGAAAGTGACCAGTGTGAGTGCTGGCCCTGCACCCTGGCCCGGTCTCACCTGCCACAGCTCTCCCCGCCTGCCCCGCCCTGAGagctcccaccccagcctgcctCTTCCTGAGGGACCTGGCTGCAGTGGACAAGCCTGAGCCTGCCAAGCTCCTAGGCTGCTCCAGTGACTCCTGTCCTCTCGGGAATCCAGGTGTCCACCCTGAAGAGTGAAGACATAAAGATCCGCCAGGACAGCGTCACCAAGCTGCTGACGGACGTGCAGCtgatgaaggggaagcaggagtgCATGGACTCCAAGCTCCTGGCCATGAAGCAGTAGGTCCCACACCAGCACTGTGGGCCGCAGCGGGTCCTGGCGCCCACCAGGAGGCCCCGGGTGCTGTGGGGGCAGGTCCACCCTCCCACTCCACGCAGATATACCCTGGGCCTCTGCCCCAGCCCCGCCTCCCGTGGCTGCTGCAACAGCTCTGGGGCCAGCCGTTTTCCACGTGCAGAAGGGGGTTGGGAGGGTCCCCTGCTCCGCACATCCCCAGCGCCCTCTGGGCCATCGGCTTCTGCCTGGCTCCGAGCTTGACGGGACCCACCAGCCTACTTTTGAGGACAAGCCCGGCACAGCAGACCCATCCCACCTACCTCAGGCCTGGGGTCAGACCCATCTTAGGCCCTTCCTGGAACCTCTGCCCCACACTTGCCTGGGCCCATGGAGCTAGCCCCCCATCCCCTCCTCACCGGGACCCCGCGGCTCTGGGGAAACCTTAGCAGGGGCCTAACACACAGTGGCACCTGAGCAACAGGCAAGCCCACCTCGGAAGGCCAGCTTAGGTCTCACGTCCACTTTGGGGCTCCAGGCATGCGGGAACCCCAATGCCAGTACGGCATCCTCGGCTCTGTGCAGTAGGCGCTCTTGACCCCCACGTCATGGAGGAGGCCTTGGCCTCAGACTCTCCTGCATGGAGTCCAGCAGGAGCCACCGGCTTTGTGATTCCTGGAGTCCGGCCACGTGGACCTGGCCTACCAGGAAGACTCACAGGCTTCACAGGGCCCAGCCTCCCAGAGCAGCAGGAGCGCGCTCATGGCCCCGCTCACCTGGCTGGGTCAGCTCTTCCCCACCCCGTGGGGCCACCTCTGAGCCACTTCAGGCCTGGCGAGGGCCCTGAGCACCTACAGGACACGGGACAGCCAGTGTCGCAGCCTGAAGAACCACCCTCACTCAACCTGGCTTCTCAGGCCTTGGAAGGGCGGCCCAAGGGTCTGCTCCTGGCCTGTGTCCAAGGCAGCCCTCcaggtgttggccaggatggatgCCAGGATCCGGATGCACCTGGCTGGCATGGATCCATCCCCAACACCCTACCTGACGCCAAGTGTCCCCGGCAGGGAGGGGCAGTGGGACCAGCAAGCCCTGGCCACCAGTCCTTCCACACAAAAGTTCTCATCTTGGGGTGGGCCAGGCCAGACATGGTCACACTTACCCCTGCTCCTGCCTGGGGAACAGGGAGGGTCTGTGGGGCTCCCTCAGCCCTGGGGCTCATGGGATTGGGCCCCACTGACCCAGCCTGGTCTGTTGCAGTGAGAATGAGGCTCTGTGGCGGGAGGTGGCCAGCCTTCGGCAGAAGCATGCCCAGCAACAGAAAGTCGTCAACAAGGTGGGGGCAGGGCCAGAGGGCCGGCGGGGGCCCCACAAGGGCCGGGGTGACTGTGTCCTCTCTCCCCACAGCTCATTCAGTTCCTGATCTCACTGGTGCAGTCAAACCGGATCCTGGGGGTGAAGAGAAAGATGTGAGGTTTTGGGGACACCTGCATCCACCACCCGGGGCCCAGGGCCATTCCCTTCCTCTGTCAGCTGTGCCCCGGGTACCCCGAGGTGGGGGGTGGTGGCTGACCTGCACCCTTCCCCGCAGCCCCCTGATGCTGAACGACAGTGGCTCAGCACATGCCATGCCCAAGTACGGCCGGCAGTTCTCCCTGGAGCACGTCCACGGCTCGGGCCCCTACTCGGTGAGTGCCGGAGACAGGGCACCTGCCCAGGCATGCAGGTGGCAGCGGGGTGGGTTGCCCCTGCCGGCGCTGCATGGACCTCCTGCCTTTGATTGCAGGCCCCCTCCCCGGCCTATAGCAGCTCCAGCCTCTATGCCCCCGATGCTGTGGCCAGCTCTGGACCCATCATCTCCGACATCACCGAGCTGGCTCCTGCCAGCCCCGTGGCCTCCCCCGGCGGGAGCATAGACGAGAGGTGGGGGCCGCATCACCCCAGCCATCCTGTCCCCCAACGAGGCGAGCCCCTGTGGGCCCAGGGCAGAGTTGGGGATGAGGTGGGGCTGGCCAAGACACCAGCTAACGTGGCCCCCCTCGTGTCCAGGCCCCTGTCTAGCAGCCCCCTGGTGCGTGTCAAGGAGGAGCCCCCCAGCCCGCCTCAGAGCCCCCGGGTAGAGGAGGCGAGTCCCGGGCGCCCATCTTCCGTGGACACCCTCTTGTCCCCGACTGCCCTCATTGACTCCATCCTGCGGGAGAGTGAACCTGCCCCCGCCTCCGCCACAGCCCTCACGGACGCCAGGGGCCACACGGACACCGAGGGCCGGCCTCCCTCACCCCCGCCCACCTCCACCCCTGAAAAGTGCCTCAGCGTAGCCTGCCTGGACAAGTGAGTGCCGCCCCACCCACAGCCCCTGGAAGCACAGCCCTGGGCTTCAGCTCAGACTGTCCCAGTGGACTGAGCAGGGCAGCTGGCGAGGCaggaccctacccccaacctcgGAGctcggggctggggagggagacaGGTGCTAGCCAGATCACCCCACGGTCCCAAACACCACAGAAACCAACGGCGTGTCCGGACAGGCTGCTGGGCCCTGCTCTCAGCCACCCTTGCCACAGGCCACGGGTCCTGGCAGGTCGTGCTGCCCAGACATATGGCAGGAGATGAGCAGGGCCCAGCCCCCGCCTGCAGTGGGGGCTCTTATTTTTGTATCTTGCAGTTTGGCTTGCACTCCACTGATGTCTGGGGTCACCCACCTCTTCCCCTGCCCCTCTTCC
The Symphalangus syndactylus isolate Jambi chromosome 7, NHGRI_mSymSyn1-v2.1_pri, whole genome shotgun sequence genome window above contains:
- the HSF1 gene encoding heat shock factor protein 1 isoform X3 encodes the protein MASFVRQLNMYGFRKVVHIEQGGLVKPERDDTEFQHPCFLRGQEQLLENIKRKVTSVSTLKSEDIKIRQDSVTKLLTDVQLMKGKQECMDSKLLAMKHENEALWREVASLRQKHAQQQKVVNKLIQFLISLVQSNRILGVKRKIPLMLNDSGSAHAMPKYGRQFSLEHVHGSGPYSAPSPAYSSSSLYAPDAVASSGPIISDITELAPASPVASPGGSIDERPLSSSPLVRVKEEPPSPPQSPRVEEASPGRPSSVDTLLSPTALIDSILRESEPAPASATALTDARGHTDTEGRPPSPPPTSTPEKCLSVACLDKNELSDHLDAMDSNLDNLQTMLSSHGFSVDTSALLDLFSPSVTVPDMSLPDLDSSLASIQELLSPQEPPRPPEAENSPDSGKQLVHYTAQPLFLLDPGSVDTGSNDLPVLFELGEGSYFSEGDGFAEDPTISLLTGSEPPKAKDPTVS
- the HSF1 gene encoding heat shock factor protein 1 isoform X2 — encoded protein: MDLPMGPGAAGPSNVPAFLTKLWTLVSDPDTDALICWSPSGNSFHVFDQGQFAKEVLPKYFKHNNMASFVRQLNMYGFRKVVHIEQGGLVKPERDDTEFQHPCFLRGQEQLLENIKRKVTSVSTLKSEDIKIRQDSVTKLLTDVQLMKGKQECMDSKLLAMKHENEALWREVASLRQKHAQQQKVVNKLIQFLISLVQSNRILGVKRKIPLMLNDSGSAHAMPKYGRQFSLEHVHGSGPYSAPSPAYSSSSLYAPDAVASSGPIISDITELAPASPVASPGGSIDERPLSSSPLVRVKEEPPSPPQSPRVEEASPGRPSSVDTLLSPTALIDSILRESEPAPASATALTDARGHTDTEGRPPSPPPTSTPEKCLSVACLDKNELSDHLDAMDSNLDNLQTMLSSHGFSVDTSALLDLFSPSVTVPDMSLPDLDSSLASIQELLSPQEPPRPPEAENSPDSAGALHSAAAVPAGPRLRGHREQRPAGAV
- the HSF1 gene encoding heat shock factor protein 1 isoform X1; protein product: MDLPMGPGAAGPSNVPAFLTKLWTLVSDPDTDALICWSPSGNSFHVFDQGQFAKEVLPKYFKHNNMASFVRQLNMYGFRKVVHIEQGGLVKPERDDTEFQHPCFLRGQEQLLENIKRKVTSVSTLKSEDIKIRQDSVTKLLTDVQLMKGKQECMDSKLLAMKHENEALWREVASLRQKHAQQQKVVNKLIQFLISLVQSNRILGVKRKIPLMLNDSGSAHAMPKYGRQFSLEHVHGSGPYSAPSPAYSSSSLYAPDAVASSGPIISDITELAPASPVASPGGSIDERPLSSSPLVRVKEEPPSPPQSPRVEEASPGRPSSVDTLLSPTALIDSILRESEPAPASATALTDARGHTDTEGRPPSPPPTSTPEKCLSVACLDKNELSDHLDAMDSNLDNLQTMLSSHGFSVDTSALLDLFSPSVTVPDMSLPDLDSSLASIQELLSPQEPPRPPEAENSPDSGKQLVHYTAQPLFLLDPGSVDTGSNDLPVLFELGEGSYFSEGDGFAEDPTISLLTGSEPPKAKDPTVS